Proteins co-encoded in one Rhopalosiphum maidis isolate BTI-1 chromosome 2, ASM367621v3, whole genome shotgun sequence genomic window:
- the LOC113550943 gene encoding E3 ubiquitin-protein ligase listerin, whose translation MGKKQVAQRVKNNYKPSSSARAQLLLSTTDTYAVIPDKLKFPFAEILDCNVSPDFQVVLKKMNKKDSTTKLKALKEFSTLCDSKDEDTVREVSAPWIAQYVNLCKDNEPRIREGTQKALRSYLNRVQRNVAPYLKRFFAHWFVAQYDTHPPTASVASSTFENTFPPNKRTEVIVFCQKEIFNYLIENITNPALLNTKVDSDEIKEMQIRTATSCLYATATFLISLPAEHIENIESDLKSMLLTNSTYWKLNKHPTPSVRQAWYTLLHSILFKLQHFLESECKKVAFAVFDNIDEDNVTVSNVIWKNILIVLSKPEINYFWSQSNAEKIFLPKLWKLLSCSKGCISSAYENLLKLCKNCPVMNTMETTEFYLKCITSIIQGLEKMSNRFDRTNFVSGIETLFDFVTYILRNNSEDELFSNAVVSEVLTLIKFSLAGKLAKTMTPPVISHLAVFLEFLTINNLHSLKTTIWDNLNTLLIGSGLNEEIVFDNILGQLQVHLIVLNHLRNPIVKKKKNLRVTFEESGEVFLPSKQLLNDDYQNDLANFVNMVLQFYLDRTSYPEVGHMYANHVCQVILAFKNYGVDQKLSQTLPGTNDNTSSLFRLYDRYIKTWINDEKVLTYNSISVIVGLLETIDNDNERITMIDDLNLFGLDVVLKEIMKYISEGNTLPMVICNWLEAIPMQDEFKKFISFNVDLNKSNLLTNCLILKENTVCEKWTKVLLETVHTNPTSPLIIMLRQIFEKKLSDQSFVNSHLDLIFNTLECLICTYLEKSQDGECRDLEELSQTWKLVLNYMIDSHDNEVMKRCSLVVTNYLQITGVDIEHVESAVDQFIEDFSLCTKQNTLPIKFLYELIKCANSVDHSKAIKCCELASYIDGSLFYTGNIGNDIDTSNECFDTVYALYSHMYVFTKQILKCFNEHELPNQLENVDEEFVNIMADIICNVNVVAHLLKYFSNRKYCCKIKSAVLEDTKTSVAVLIQSQSKNVANAIINKIMEKTIDDGPYWCKSLEFVLDMLSLSNEELINLYNFAMSKHSDSPNCIHIIQVFVNFCGMSNLEYDHLSLADTRCVWNVHFRKTTNNDTISQIQKVLDSEEKLLTSDAECLKDEKTMVETIRNIEFLNLIFLYTDDASIILKYSKTIFNRLESIMLTLTNVKNFDCKTYLPIGVATALVGSLFVKLMTFYHEEIYKHVPQSNENLIVFRSDTKIVRDCLVKIWVELSTNCNSCIHELVLEALSNAMNYLEFEEIDQKHWFSLCSDLINSDCYPIEITAYNILDRLCEVRKVDVDTDFESEQVPFELSTLPLQKLQELICTMLTDIKIGNTFEPKTFSEDLKNTRVYLLLWNVIFKLCSKLDSQERYKYISHLNNNNSISILMENLLKLMPQSIIKTYANNDVNPIIKELFNLKPSCSPTDYWNNKKLWHMVCWTYYNLLHTLPAVVRKWWVDSEHKVSTLVDKLTTKYVSQSLIVQEFQDIKQAEKIDNIVVNLYENRGILIVSYMIEETAVDITIQMANNHPLGLIRVSSDKSMINMSQWKGWLKQLALFFSHQNGSIIDGIYLWKLNITKKFDGVEECYICYSILHNSNYQLPKSACRTCHKKFHSSCLYKWFVTSNKSTCPICRNLF comes from the exons atgggGAAAAAACAGGTTGCTCAAAgggtcaaaaataattataaa cCATCGAGTAGTGCAAGAGCTCAGTTATTGTTAAGTACTACTGATACATATGCAGTGATTCCAGATAAGCTTAAATTCCCCTTTGCTGAAATTTTGGATTGCAATGTTAGTCCGGATTTTCAAgtggttttgaaaaaaatgaacaaaaaagaTTCTACTACTAAACTTAAA gcCTTAAAAGAATTTTCTACGCTATGTGATTCTAAAGATGAAGATACTGTTAGAGAAGTTTCAGCTCCATGGATTGCtcaatatgtaaatttgtGCAAGGATAATGAACCACGTATACGCGAAGGTACCCAGAAAGCTTTGAGGTCCTACTTAAACCGTGTACAACGAAATGTAGCACCATAtcttaaaagattttttgcTCATTGGTTTGTGGCTCAGTATGACACTCATCCACCAACTGCATCTGTTGCATCATCTACGTTCGAG AATACTTTCCCTCCAAATAAAAGAACTGaagtaattgtattttgtcaaaaagaaatatttaattatttaattgagaaCATTACCAATCCagcattattaaatactaa agtCGATTCAGATGAAATTAAGGAAATGCAAATTAGAACTGCTACTAGTTGTTTGTATGCAAcagcaacatttttaatttcgctTCCTGCTGaacatattgaaaatattgaaagtgatttaaaatcaatgttgCTTACTAATTCTACCTATTGGAAGTTAAATAAACATCCAACACCAagt gTTCGACAAGCTTGGTATACTCTATTGCAttctatactatttaaattgcaACATTTTTTAGAAAGTGAATGTAAAAAGGTTGCTTTTGCTgtgtttgataatattgatgAAGATAATGTCACTGTGTCCAATGTTATTtggaaaaacattttaattgttttatcaaaGCCCGAa ataaactACTTTTGGTCACAATCAAATGCTGAAAAAATTTTCCTTCCGAAATTATGGAAACTTCTGTCTTGTTCAAAAGGATGCATATCATCTGcatatgaaaatttattaaaactatgtaaaaattgtCCAGTCATGAATACTATGGAAACTactgaattttatttgaagtGTATTACTTCAATTATACAAgg GTTAGAAAAAATGTCTAATCGCTTTGACCGTACCAATTTTGTTTCTGGCATTGAAACtctttttgattttgttacatacattttgaGAAATAATAGTGAAGATGAATTGTTTAGTAATGCAGTAGTTTCTGAA gttttaactttaattaagtTCAGTCTTGCAGGAAAATTAGCAAAAACTATGACACCACCAGTTATATCTCATCTGGCAGTTTTCCTTGAATTTttgactattaataatttacatagtttaaaaactacaatatgggataatttaaatacacttttaatTGGTAGTGGTCTTAATGaagaaattgtttttgataacATCCTAGGCCAGTTACAAgtacatttaattgtattgaatcATTTGAGAAATCCTatagtaaagaaaaaaaaaaatttgagagTTACGTTTGAAGAATCTGGAGAAGTGTTTCTACCATCAAAACAGTTATTAAATGATGACTATCAAAATGATTTGgcaaattttgttaatatggTTTTACAGTTCTATTTAGATAGAACCTCCTACCCAGAAGTAGGGCATATGTATGCCAACCACGTGTGTCAAGTGATATTGGCGTTTAAAAATTACGGTGTCGATCAAAAATTATCTCAAACATTACCTGGCACTAATGATAATACATCATCATTGTTCAGGCTGTATGAcagatatattaaaacatggaTTAATGATGAAAAAGTTTTgacttataattcaatatcagTAATTGTTGGATTATTGGAAACCattgataatgataatgaacGAATTACTATGATTGATGACTTaaatttg tttGGATTAGATGTTGTACTTAAAGAAATAATGAAGTATATTAGTGAAGGAAATACTTTACCCATGGTGATTTGCAATTGGTTAGAGGCTATTCCTATGCaagatgaatttaaaaaattcatatctTTTAATGTAgacttaaataaatcaaatcttctgacaaattgtttaatacttaaag aaaatactGTGTGTGAGAAATGGACAAAAGTACTTTTGGAAACTGTACATACAAACCCTACCTCTccgttaattattatgttaagacaaatatttgaaaaaaaattgagtgaTCAATCATTTGTCAATTCCCATCTTGATCTCATATTCAACACATTGGAGTGCTTAATCTGTACATATTTGGAAAAATCACAAGATGGTGAATGTAGAGACCTAGAAGAGCTCAGTCAAACTTGGAAACTTGTGTTGAATTATATGATAGATTCACATGACAATGAAGTAATGAAAAGATGTAGTTTGGTTGTCACAAATTACCTACAAATTACAGGAGTTGATATAGAACATGTAGAAAGTGCAGTAGATCAATTTATTGAAGATTTCTCATTATGTACCAAACAAAATACTTTgccaattaaatttttgtatgagTTGATAAAATGTGCGAACAGTGTTGATCACTCAAAAGCAATTAAATGTTGTGAATTGGCATCTTATATTGACGGATCACTATTTTACACTGGAAATATTGGAAATGATATTGATACAAGCAATGAATGCTTTGATACTGTGTATGCGTTATATTCTCATATGTATGTATTCACAaaacagattttaaaatgtttcaatgaaCACGAACTACCCAATCAATTGGAAAATGTAGATGAAGAATTTGTCAATATTATggctgatataatatgtaatgtaaatGTGGTTGCGCacctactaaaatatttttcaaat agaaaatattgttgtaaaatcAAGAGTGCTGTTCTTGAGGATACTAAAACTAGTGTTGCTGTACTCATTCAATCACAATCAAAAAATGTGGCTaatgctattataaataaaattatggaaaA AACAATTGATGATGGTCCATATTGGTGTAAATCATTAGAATTTGTGTTGGATATGTTGTCATTGTCAAACGAAGAAttgattaatttgtataattttgcaATGTCAAAACATAGTGATAGTCCaaattgtatacacattattcaG GTTTTTGTGAATTTTTGTGGCATGAGCAACTTGGAGTATGATCATCTTTCATTGGCAGATACACGATGTGTTTGGAATGTGCACTTTAGAAAGACGACCAACAATGATACTATTTCTCAGATACAGAAAGTATTGGATTCTGAAGAAAAATTGCTCACTAGTGATGCTGA GTGTTTAAAGGACGAAAAGACAATGGTAGAGACCATACGTAACATTGAGTTTTTAAACTTGATCTTTCTCTACACAGATGATGCgtcaatcatattaaaatatagcaaaACAATATTCAATCGTTTAGAATCTATAATGTTGACCCTAACCAATGTgaaaaattttgactgcaaaACATATTTACCCATTGGGGTTGCTACTGCCTTGGTTGGTTCCTTATTTGTAAAACTGATGACATTTTATCATGAAGAAATTTATAAGCATGTACCGCAGAGCAACGAAAACCTGATAGTATTTAGATCAGACACAAAAATTGTACGCGATTGTTTGGTGAAGATTTGGGTTGAATTGTCAACAAATTGTAACAGTTGTATTCATGAACTTGTGTTAGAAGCTCTAAGCAATGCtatgaattatttagaatttgaaGAAATAGATCAAAAACATTGGTTTAGTCTTTGTTCAGACTTGATTAATTCAGACTGCTACCCAATTGAAATCACTGCGTACAATATTTTGGACag ATTGTGCGAGGTGCGCAAAGTTGATGTGGACACTGACTTTGAATCCGAACAAGTACCGTTTGAACTTTCCACACTACCTTTGCAAAAACTTCAAGAATTGATCTGTACAATGTTAACTGAtatcaa GATTGGAAATACATTTGAACCTAAAACTTTTTCCgaggatttaaaaaatactagagtttatttgttgttatggaatgttatatttaaattatgttcaaaACTCGATTCTCAAGAGCGATACAAGTACATTTCTCATTTGAA caataataactcaatttctattttaatggAGAATTTGTTGAAGTTGATGCCACAATCTATCATTAAGACATATGCCAATAACGATGTCAATCCAATTATCAAAGAGCTGTTCAACTTGAAACCCAGTTGTTCACCGACAGACTATTGGAACAATAAAAAACTCTGGCATATGGTGTGCtggacatattataatctgttACACACATTGCCGGCCGTTGTACGCAAGTGGTGGGTGGACAGTGAACATAAAGTGTCAACATTAGTGGACAAACTAACAACCAAATATGTATCGCAGAGTTTGATTGTTCAAGAGTTCCAAGATATCAAACAAGCAGAAAAAATCGACAATATAGTG GTGAACTTGTATGAAAACCGTGGTATACTCATTGTTTCATACATGATAGAAGAAACAGCCGTGGACATCACTATACAGATGGCCAATAACCATCCTTTAGGATTGATCAGAGTCAGCAGTGACAAGAGCATGATTAACATGTCTCAGTGGAAAGGGTGGTTGAAACAGTTGGCACTGTTTTTTTCACATCAGAACGGCTCGATCATTGACGGTATTTATCTGTGGAAATTGAATATCACAAAGAAGTTTGATGGCGTCGAAGAGTGTTACATATGTTATTCTATACTTCACAACTCTAATTATCAATTGCCCAAGTCTGCCTGCCGTACTTGTCACAAAAAATTCCACAGCTCGTGTTTA TATAAATGGTTTGTTACAAGCAACAAATCTACATGTCCTATATGCCGTAATCTTTTTTAA